The proteins below come from a single Dermatophilaceae bacterium Soc4.6 genomic window:
- a CDS encoding VWA domain-containing protein yields the protein MRARRELGRPAAALVALVLGGLVLGAAVLPAPLAAGAAPAKTSTATSPTPDLTACVASKKAVSVVFVVDESRSLKQTDPSAARVTAATYLVNQWAQGVATRGVTVSLAVTGFGQSPDPVLGWTTVTAGALPTLQPALESFKNRNTGTGTDYWLALDDARRSLASRPGRQPGDCQAIVWFSDGKLDTAATYASSSGRTVRKPYVGPSVSSDKDATTAAATDLCRDGGLADQVRSSQITTFGIGLQVGGQAADFDLMKGVSTGAVVAGAPCGRIHSPVPGVFHLASDVDGLLALFNDIIIGPPTVDLCPASPCAGERQFVLDASINSVHLFGGTLVEGAGLRLRAPDGKSVDLPRGVAGTTPVTVGTARGTVEWLGPKTVSVDLVPTSTARTGGWSGQWGLQYLRDAKPVEARLTTLQISSDISPRWDQKSTFSPRAGQKSSPVTFGLTTPKSPIKATDLLGSVRFNASVIDSAGTSIPVVSGVGKDGVDVRRTLDLTTAKQGAAKVRVTLELTTGATTVSGKRIAGTALAPQSIDLPFTIRPPVGSATLVTDRLDFGEIQTAADVTRTIAFEGPGCVWLPADATTVAAAPKAAGAVAVSSTANTPASCLRLAEGQRAQLPITLTSESAANGAITGTVELATAPVDELGRVQTVTLPFQASLAKPVDVITRTWAFIVCLLVGILLPLLFLYLVKWRSARIPPLTLQAEAFPVTRRGDQVLRNGLPFDLGPRDLRRVVQRDAGARRLEVEGVQLRTSTGWSPFGPGSVTASREAALMASSSHGAGAARGSATLPLAVHQCWLLVLPNGSGDAAQIVVFVGPDPAGDVRQRVAQDIRERAPQQWQALVTEDATDDWTGTGPGGPGDAGDHPWADSDHPTPTLPTVVGSGAPTGTADQPPDFSSFSWDEDT from the coding sequence GTGCGCGCACGGCGCGAGCTCGGCCGACCGGCCGCCGCGCTGGTGGCCCTCGTCCTCGGTGGGCTGGTGCTGGGCGCCGCAGTACTCCCGGCGCCGCTGGCGGCAGGCGCGGCACCGGCCAAGACCTCGACTGCCACCAGCCCCACTCCCGACCTCACCGCCTGCGTCGCCAGCAAAAAGGCCGTCAGCGTCGTCTTCGTCGTCGACGAGTCCCGTTCGCTCAAGCAGACTGACCCCTCGGCCGCGCGGGTGACCGCGGCTACCTACCTGGTGAACCAGTGGGCGCAGGGTGTGGCCACGAGAGGTGTCACGGTCTCGCTAGCCGTCACCGGCTTTGGCCAGTCCCCGGACCCGGTCCTGGGCTGGACCACCGTCACCGCCGGTGCCCTACCGACCCTGCAGCCGGCGCTCGAGTCGTTCAAGAATCGCAACACCGGCACGGGCACCGACTACTGGCTCGCCCTCGACGATGCGCGGCGCAGTTTGGCCAGTCGCCCCGGTCGTCAGCCGGGTGACTGCCAGGCCATCGTGTGGTTCTCCGACGGTAAGCTCGACACCGCCGCCACCTACGCCTCCTCCTCAGGCCGCACCGTCCGCAAGCCGTACGTCGGCCCGTCGGTCAGCTCGGACAAGGACGCCACCACCGCGGCCGCGACTGACCTCTGCCGCGATGGGGGCCTCGCCGACCAGGTGCGCAGCTCGCAGATCACCACCTTCGGGATCGGGCTCCAGGTCGGAGGTCAAGCGGCTGACTTCGACCTGATGAAGGGGGTTTCCACAGGTGCGGTCGTGGCCGGGGCCCCCTGCGGTCGCATCCACAGCCCGGTCCCCGGGGTCTTCCACCTAGCCTCCGATGTAGACGGGCTGCTGGCCCTCTTCAACGACATCATCATCGGGCCGCCGACCGTCGACCTGTGCCCGGCCTCTCCCTGCGCCGGTGAGCGCCAGTTCGTGCTCGACGCCTCGATCAACTCAGTACACCTCTTCGGAGGCACCTTGGTCGAGGGGGCGGGCCTGCGCCTGCGGGCCCCCGACGGGAAGTCCGTCGACCTGCCCCGGGGTGTAGCGGGCACCACCCCGGTGACCGTGGGCACGGCAAGGGGCACGGTGGAGTGGCTGGGACCTAAGACCGTCTCGGTCGACCTCGTCCCGACGAGCACCGCTCGCACAGGGGGCTGGTCGGGGCAGTGGGGGCTGCAGTACCTCCGAGATGCCAAGCCGGTCGAGGCACGGCTGACGACGTTGCAGATCAGCAGCGACATCAGCCCGAGATGGGACCAGAAGTCGACCTTCTCGCCCCGCGCGGGCCAGAAGAGTTCTCCGGTGACCTTCGGGCTGACCACCCCGAAGAGCCCGATCAAGGCGACCGACCTGCTGGGTTCGGTGCGGTTCAACGCCAGCGTCATTGACAGTGCCGGCACCTCGATACCGGTCGTCTCGGGGGTTGGCAAGGACGGGGTCGACGTCCGGCGCACGCTCGACCTCACGACGGCCAAGCAGGGAGCCGCCAAGGTCAGGGTGACGCTCGAGCTCACCACTGGGGCCACGACCGTGAGCGGAAAACGCATCGCCGGCACGGCCCTCGCGCCCCAGTCGATCGACCTGCCCTTTACCATCCGACCGCCGGTCGGGTCCGCCACCCTTGTGACCGATCGCCTCGACTTCGGCGAGATCCAGACCGCGGCCGACGTGACTCGGACCATCGCCTTCGAGGGACCGGGTTGCGTTTGGCTGCCCGCCGACGCCACCACGGTGGCGGCCGCGCCAAAGGCGGCCGGGGCGGTTGCCGTGTCGAGCACGGCCAACACGCCGGCCTCCTGCCTGCGGCTGGCCGAGGGCCAGCGTGCCCAGCTCCCGATCACCCTCACCAGTGAGAGCGCTGCCAACGGGGCGATCACCGGCACCGTTGAGCTGGCTACGGCGCCCGTCGATGAACTCGGACGCGTTCAGACGGTCACCCTGCCGTTCCAGGCCAGCCTGGCCAAGCCGGTCGACGTGATCACCAGGACCTGGGCGTTCATCGTCTGCCTGTTGGTAGGCATCCTCTTGCCGCTCCTGTTCCTCTATCTCGTCAAGTGGCGCTCGGCCAGGATCCCGCCTTTGACTCTGCAGGCGGAGGCGTTCCCAGTGACCCGGCGCGGCGACCAGGTGCTGCGCAACGGGCTGCCCTTCGACCTCGGCCCCCGGGACCTGCGCAGGGTGGTGCAGCGCGACGCGGGCGCACGGCGCCTCGAGGTCGAGGGGGTGCAGCTGCGCACGAGCACCGGATGGTCACCCTTCGGCCCGGGTTCGGTCACGGCCTCCCGCGAGGCGGCGCTGATGGCGTCCTCGAGCCACGGTGCGGGTGCCGCGCGGGGCAGCGCGACCTTACCGCTGGCCGTCCACCAGTGCTGGTTGCTCGTCCTGCCCAACGGAAGCGGGGATGCAGCGCAGATCGTCGTCTTCGTCGGGCCCGATCCCGCCGGCGACGTCCGTCAGCGGGTCGCCCAAGACATCCGCGAGCGCGCTCCCCAGCAGTGGCAGGCCCTGGTGACCGAGGACGCCACGGACGACTGGACAGGGACCGGCCCCGGTGGTCCCGGTGACGCCGGGGACCACCCCTGGGCCGACTCCGACCACCCCACCCCGACCCTCCCCACCGTGGTCGGCAGCGGTGCCCCCACCGGGACCGCGGACCAACCACCCGACTTCTCCAGCTTCTCGTGGGACGAGGACACCTGA
- a CDS encoding tubulin-like doman-containing protein — translation MRKILFVGCGGTGGAILAYLMDQLRSDLGQHEVGDLPGGWQFVQIDVPQNPDPVAPSLGTIVDQGGRYVSCAPSATGYPLVDAGVSQQLQNSGGLGAIGTWAPDRPEAVQVPVQDGAGQYRAIGRVLTLSRITQLNRELEAAWGRLSTTEATASMHRAARAMPALGPYAENDTPLVLVVSSMAGGSGASMALDVGRLLSRVRGVDANLVAVFMASADVFESLPEQSRQGVRPNALAMFGEIIASQSAAAGDDDADVLGRLGFGQLSFPARPFARVFPIGRNVGLAGSAVRFGDGTPGAVYRGTGRALAALVSSASALDGFVSYDLGNPQPVATRRELFAWGQTPEDTQWGSFGFGSLSMGRDRYAEYSAQRIARTAVDHLLGGHLQPTSRAGGPEQARALVDSQWGVVCQRLGLPSGTSPDLSSEVKAMVQALMAQDDALKMGAAAVESQLVGHLPLFAGKTQASDIVAAVQAALTGSRLGLRDEVQRAAYALVHTWVDGFVQRVESTSEDAVATHGMPYARTLLERLREHLDSFVAPSLESLGRGAGAPVTVPPKVQDLLARLRGEVVNTAPVVNDVVAEYVTHARNEIRREWCALAAPVLRSMLSGVVDRLVLALSESMALLENARTDETAFLGIARIETDVYRMWPSDDDQAVADRWAEATNEVLVTPSSAFMAQYEHDLTTSLGTSTAGDAPERRRAVVRSVIRGTWPTTGSTLPPGGLLTRLANWRTRELPVNLEGAPTVPQVASYDLAVRPSQLVARARTYVKRPDASFHSYTMLSLREYAKGGDIFEAGRPARQQDLLLKFRQALAMALPLISVDATAVQTLHASTGVRFRYKFSEVPFKDLPELETGLVRVLVDDSRTHPDSQANLERALDGSDVTRLDVFGSYENFAPLVFDGVLRPIVAQWNASDFGARQQFWRLRRTRRLPACLPMGQSERRSMVAGWFLGQMIGRVTIPAPPYDQPVRIWDESTSQWLAFPHPLLTPPERFKALYDWLPAVLESSLLAVARFGDNPVGSSMRPYQTLRRLYDGGPAEPANNASGMFRLAAQDLLASWLVSGQTAQGGLSRIRGVTPASTPDERSEASIAWLATIESTAEGYQGGASSLVNREQAGRIPMFADLAEDVLWACQTLVPMLKPPTSEVADDVF, via the coding sequence ATGCGCAAGATCCTTTTCGTCGGTTGCGGCGGTACGGGCGGAGCGATCCTGGCCTACCTCATGGACCAGCTGCGCTCCGATCTCGGCCAGCACGAAGTCGGCGACCTCCCGGGTGGGTGGCAGTTCGTGCAGATCGACGTCCCGCAGAACCCCGACCCAGTAGCACCCTCGCTCGGCACGATCGTCGACCAGGGTGGTCGCTACGTCTCCTGCGCCCCCAGTGCTACCGGTTATCCCCTGGTCGACGCCGGGGTATCCCAGCAGCTCCAGAACAGTGGCGGGCTCGGGGCCATCGGCACCTGGGCTCCGGACCGGCCGGAGGCCGTGCAGGTGCCCGTACAGGACGGGGCCGGGCAGTACCGCGCCATCGGCCGGGTGCTCACACTCTCCCGCATCACCCAGCTGAACCGCGAGCTCGAGGCGGCATGGGGGCGGCTGTCGACAACAGAGGCGACGGCGTCGATGCACCGCGCCGCACGGGCCATGCCGGCCCTCGGACCCTACGCCGAGAACGACACCCCGTTGGTGCTCGTGGTCAGCTCGATGGCCGGCGGGTCGGGCGCGTCCATGGCCCTCGACGTCGGTAGGCTGCTGTCGCGGGTCCGTGGCGTCGACGCCAACCTCGTGGCGGTCTTCATGGCCAGCGCCGACGTCTTCGAGAGCCTGCCGGAGCAGAGCCGTCAGGGTGTCCGGCCCAACGCGCTCGCCATGTTCGGAGAGATCATCGCCAGCCAGTCGGCTGCTGCGGGCGACGACGACGCCGATGTCCTGGGCCGGCTCGGTTTCGGGCAGCTAAGCTTTCCCGCCCGACCCTTCGCGCGAGTCTTCCCCATCGGGCGCAACGTCGGTCTGGCGGGCTCGGCGGTGAGGTTCGGGGACGGTACGCCCGGGGCGGTCTACCGGGGGACCGGGCGGGCCCTCGCCGCCCTCGTGTCAAGCGCCTCGGCACTCGACGGGTTCGTGTCCTACGACCTCGGCAACCCCCAGCCGGTCGCCACACGCCGCGAGCTCTTCGCCTGGGGTCAGACGCCCGAGGACACCCAATGGGGGTCGTTCGGATTCGGCTCCCTGTCAATGGGACGGGACCGTTACGCGGAGTACTCCGCGCAGCGGATCGCCCGAACCGCTGTCGACCACCTCCTCGGTGGGCACCTGCAACCCACGAGCCGGGCCGGTGGCCCCGAGCAGGCCCGGGCCCTCGTCGACTCGCAGTGGGGGGTCGTCTGTCAGCGCCTCGGTCTCCCGAGCGGCACCTCACCCGATCTCAGCAGCGAGGTCAAGGCGATGGTGCAGGCGCTGATGGCCCAGGACGACGCCTTGAAAATGGGTGCAGCGGCCGTGGAGTCACAGCTGGTTGGGCACCTTCCCTTGTTTGCGGGGAAGACCCAGGCGAGTGACATCGTGGCCGCCGTGCAGGCGGCGCTGACCGGGTCGAGGCTCGGCCTGCGCGACGAGGTCCAACGCGCTGCCTACGCTCTGGTCCACACCTGGGTCGACGGGTTCGTCCAGCGGGTCGAGTCGACCTCGGAGGACGCCGTCGCCACCCACGGGATGCCCTACGCGCGCACCCTGCTCGAGCGGCTGCGCGAGCACCTCGACTCCTTCGTCGCACCGTCGCTCGAGAGCCTGGGTCGTGGTGCCGGAGCGCCCGTCACCGTGCCGCCAAAGGTTCAGGACCTGCTGGCCCGGCTGCGGGGTGAGGTTGTCAACACCGCGCCGGTCGTCAACGACGTGGTGGCGGAGTACGTCACGCACGCCCGTAACGAGATCCGCCGCGAGTGGTGCGCGCTCGCGGCACCGGTGCTGCGTTCCATGCTCAGTGGGGTTGTCGACCGGCTGGTGCTCGCCCTGTCCGAGTCGATGGCCCTGCTCGAGAACGCCCGCACCGATGAGACCGCCTTCCTCGGGATCGCCCGCATCGAGACGGACGTCTACCGCATGTGGCCGTCCGACGACGACCAGGCCGTGGCCGACCGGTGGGCCGAGGCGACCAACGAGGTCCTCGTCACGCCGTCGAGCGCCTTCATGGCGCAGTACGAGCACGACCTGACCACCTCGTTGGGCACGTCGACGGCCGGGGACGCCCCAGAGCGACGGCGCGCGGTGGTGAGGTCCGTGATCCGGGGAACCTGGCCGACCACCGGGAGCACGCTGCCACCCGGCGGACTGCTCACCCGACTAGCCAATTGGCGCACGCGCGAACTGCCCGTCAACCTGGAGGGAGCACCTACGGTGCCGCAGGTCGCATCGTACGACCTCGCGGTGCGGCCGTCCCAGCTCGTCGCCCGGGCCCGGACCTACGTCAAGCGGCCCGACGCCTCGTTCCACAGTTACACCATGCTGTCGCTGCGTGAGTACGCCAAGGGGGGCGACATATTCGAGGCCGGACGCCCGGCGCGCCAGCAGGACCTGCTGCTGAAGTTCCGGCAGGCGCTGGCGATGGCGCTGCCGCTTATCAGCGTCGACGCAACTGCGGTGCAGACCCTCCACGCCTCGACAGGGGTCCGCTTCCGATACAAGTTCTCCGAGGTGCCCTTCAAGGACCTTCCGGAGCTCGAGACCGGCCTAGTCCGCGTCCTCGTGGACGACTCCCGGACTCACCCCGACAGCCAGGCCAACCTAGAACGCGCACTCGACGGCTCGGACGTCACCCGGCTCGACGTCTTCGGCTCCTACGAGAACTTCGCGCCCCTCGTCTTCGACGGCGTTCTGCGCCCCATCGTGGCCCAGTGGAATGCCTCGGACTTCGGTGCGCGCCAGCAGTTTTGGCGCCTGCGTAGGACACGGAGGCTACCGGCGTGCCTACCAATGGGGCAGTCGGAGCGGCGCTCAATGGTGGCCGGCTGGTTCCTAGGGCAAATGATCGGGCGGGTGACCATCCCGGCACCCCCCTACGACCAGCCCGTGCGGATCTGGGACGAGTCGACCTCGCAGTGGCTCGCCTTCCCCCACCCGCTGCTCACCCCGCCCGAGCGGTTCAAGGCCCTATACGACTGGCTGCCCGCCGTGCTGGAGTCGTCGTTGCTGGCGGTGGCGCGCTTCGGCGACAACCCCGTCGGCAGCTCGATGCGGCCCTACCAGACCCTTCGGCGGCTCTACGATGGCGGACCGGCCGAGCCGGCCAACAACGCCAGCGGCATGTTCCGACTCGCGGCGCAGGACCTGCTGGCGTCTTGGCTCGTGTCGGGGCAGACCGCGCAGGGCGGATTGTCCAGGATCCGTGGGGTGACGCCTGCGAGTACCCCGGACGAGCGCTCCGAGGCGTCGATCGCCTGGCTGGCCACGATCGAATCTACAGCCGAGGGCTACCAAGGCGGTGCCTCCAGCCTCGTCAACCGCGAGCAGGCCGGACGCATCCCCATGTTCGCCGACCTCGCGGAAGACGTCCTCTGGGCCTGTCAGACCCTCGTCCCCATGCTCAAGCCCCCGACGAGCGAGGTGGCCGACGATGTCTTCTGA